From Bacilli bacterium PM5-9:
TTTGTTTAAGTTTATTATTGTGTGGAACGATATAAGGAGAAATATTGATAGTTTGTCCATTGAATTTCAAGCTTTCTTTTTCCAAAATTTGAGTGGCATTATTACTCAAAAAAAATGGATCAATAGCTTCTAATATTCTATTATTAAAATAAATTTCAACCTTTTTTTCTTCAAAAAATCTATGATAAACTAATGATATATGTTTCTCAGCATAATCCATAACTGAGTCTAAAACATATCCTTTGCTTTCTTTATCATCTCCTAATTTATCAAAATTTTCCCATCTTACTATTGTGCCACTTTCCTTTTTTATTAAATTGTCTATATTTACAATTCTATTAATCTCTATATCATCTAATATAATTAAAGTCCAATCATCAGATTCCTTTATCAAATCTAAATCCCAACAACATCCACTAATTTCACCATTTTTTTTTGACACTACTGTTAGTTTTCTACATTGAGAAAGACTTGCTGTTTTCAATCCTAATCCAAACCTTCCTAAATCATATTCATCTCTTTGACTATATACATTACTGCTACCATATTTCATGGCATTTATAATCTCTTCCTTATTCATTCCTATACCGTTATCTAAAATTTCTAAATAAATAGAGTTGCAATTATTACCGTTATCAAAAAATATTTCTATTTTTTTTGAATTGGCGAATATACTATTATCAATAATATCTGCCAATGCTGTTTCAAAAGTGTATCCAATCGATCTAGTTGACTCAATCATATTTGACGCACTCGGTATTAAATTCACTTTTTTCTCCATTTCTCTTATTCCTTTCTATATAATATCTATATATTCAAACACTTCTCTTGCATCACCTATATACTTAATATCAATCCTACTATTATTTACATCCTCATTATTCACTAAGACAACAATCGCATCACTACATGCAAAATCAAGCAAAGATGCAAAAGGATAAACCTTAAACGATGTTCCCACTAAAATAATAGTATCAGCATTACTAACCGCTTTAATTGAAGCATCAACCACACTAGCATCTAAACCCTCTTCATACAATACAACATTAGGTCTAGTTATACCACCATCTTCACAATGCCTATAATCACTTAAATACTCT
This genomic window contains:
- a CDS encoding hypothetical protein (product_source=Hypo-rule applied; cath_funfam=1.10.10.10,3.30.565.10; pfam=PF13589; superfamily=55874), whose translation is MEKKVNLIPSASNMIESTRSIGYTFETALADIIDNSIFANSKKIEIFFDNGNNCNSIYLEILDNGIGMNKEEIINAMKYGSSNVYSQRDEYDLGRFGLGLKTASLSQCRKLTVVSKKNGEISGCCWDLDLIKESDDWTLIILDDIEINRIVNIDNLIKKESGTIVRWENFDKLGDDKESKGYVLDSVMDYAEKHISLVYHRFFEEKKVEIYFNNRILEAIDPFFLSNNATQILEKESLKFNGQTINISPYIVPHNNKLKQKEKSILNKYKDLNLNEGLYIYRANRLIAWGKWFRVSRQDELSNLVRIRIDIPNSMDLEWKIDVKKSSLEIPYKLKSSLKEVVDRVAKKSKKVYNHKGIVRNTNQYTPIYNRIEKDKKIFYRINRELALLNVIFENVDFNTKKLINNLLEQLEDSIPYDSIYYDMATKSEINRTNLIDESVYKEIVETIKCCSNIEQKKFLLESFKNIEKYKNNKEIILKVEEEINEYKL